The sequence below is a genomic window from Serinus canaria isolate serCan28SL12 chromosome 4A, serCan2020, whole genome shotgun sequence.
GAGGGCGcgcgggggagggggggggcgGAGCGCGCGCCGCAGAGGAAGTAAACAACTCGCCAGCGCGCGAGTGGCCGGTGTGAAGGCGGGCGGTGTGAGGGGCTGCGCGTGACTCCCTCCACGGCGCCATGTCCGACCCCGGAGCTCTGCCTTGCTCGCTCTCACGGACCCCACACATCTTCCCAGCCTCTAGAGCCCACTCACAGCCCCCACAGACTCTGTCATAGCCCTCACAGCCCGTCAAAGCTCTTATAGATTCTCTCATAGCCTCCTCAGTATCCTCAGAACCGTCACAGCCCCCTCATCCCCCGCTATCTGGCAGAGGCAGCGCGGTGTTGGTGACGTGCAGTGGGTTGTTTATTTTCGAATCGCTGCTGTGTCACCCTTGTCTCGGGTTCGGGATTGCCCGTCTCCGGTCGCAGTGGGGTGACAATCCGCGTTACTCTTGTGACCGCTGTGCAGTCCTTTGCCTGTGGGATCGGAGTAGGCCACTGACATAATTCGAGGGTTTAGGTCAAAATACGAAGAGTGAAGagcaaattaattctgtttcaCCGTTAATGGGCATTTCTATGACGTAAAAATCTCCGCTCCTTCTAGATAATTGCATTGATAAAATACAGCGCTGAATGTTATTACATGTACGGTTCCCCACACCATTTCAGAGGCAATGTTGGAGGGCGGGGAGCCACTTGCAGTCCTCTACCCACTTCCCCAACACTTTCTTCCTCTGGTAATTAATTCCTCCTTTTGCCCGCTCGCTGATGTTCTCACAGAGGACGCTGTCGAagctgtgggcagagcacacGGCGGGTCCGTGACAGCCAGAACCCGAGCCGTGTTCCTGTGTTGTGGTGCGGGGTGCTTagactgcagggcagggcagggtgttGGCCACGGATGCTGTTCTTGGTGCCTACTCACTCCTAATAAGAGCGTCCCTGCCAAAGGTACGTTTATTTGAGTTAGGAGACTGGTATTTGTGTACCAGTCATGTCAAGtgtaaaaataatctttttcctGTAATACAACAGCAAGGATAATTTCCCTAGCCAGTAATTTTGACCACACGTCTCTTTACTTTCTGTCTCGATTTGCTTTCAAGGTCATTCTTGGACTCTCTCCCCTATGATTCATTATGAGATGACAACTCTCAACAATTCCTAACACCGACTTCCATCACCcacttgttttggtttgggatAAATAGCtctatgttttctttcattctgcCTCTCAGGTGtgggaaaagatattttttcaagtCCAGTAACTCAATTTGAAAGCTGACATGCCAAGCCTTGTACTTGCCATATTGATTGTtcatgtctcttttttttttcgtAATTCTCTATTCACTGCTTGCTCACAGTGTTGAAGCTGCACTCTTTTCGGTTTATGTTTTTACATCATCTAACATGGTATATTCCTGTACATGATTAGAGGTCCTTAGTGTTATGGCAGTACAGTAAATAGGTAACtacagaaatgtatttattccCAAAACAAGAATTATTAACATTAGAAAACTGAGattaaatatagtttttaaaGCCATTCAGACATGTTGGCACAAAAATACACAACTAAACTCCCCATTAGTTAATGGTGTCATGAATTAACTATAcaattatattgtattatattgttAATAGCCCTTGGTAGAATTAAACTGGTTTCTGAAGAtgaattccttttatttttcattcttttctacCTGGTCCATCAGTTAGGTGAGGCTGAGATTTCCATAATTGTTCAGGTTTCATTCCGTACTTTTACATGAAAATTTAAAGTAGTTTTAAAAGTATAGAGCAAGGTGAACTTTGTTCATTGCATGCTTGGCTGCTGAAGGATATAcatgggaagaagaaaggaaaacttttaaaagaaagggcttgggttcttttttttggtttgttttggtttttttttttagtcatcAACCTCTGGGCTTGTTTGACAGTAACTATGAATAATCTGTCCCTGTAAAAGAAACATGTCGCTGTTTATGGTCTCTTTTAAAGTCCTTTGCTCTTACATTGCACTTCCAGTGATTTTGCTAGGGAGTTGAGAAAGCAAACTATGCATAATTAAGTCATGCAGAATTTTGGGGTGGTGGACACATGTGATCAGACCCGCAAGGACCTGCAGAAACAGAATTAATAGAAATGGATTTTTCCACTGGGTTCTTTCTGGCTTAAAAGGAGTGCTTAGCATTCCTGAAAACTTAATATGTTCATGTTTTCCTATGTGACTACTAAAAAATACTTACCGAAAGTACAAGCAAATCTATAATTTGCATACTCCTTCTCAACTTTCATTAGTAGAAAGAACAActatttgttttctctctctttgaaTATATATTGTTTAGAGTCTTTTGTGCAGCTGTGGAATCAAAATTACTGGTTTCCTGTAGTAatgattttttacttttgtaGCTTATATAAAACTTTTAAGTATATCTGTTAGTGTATTATACCTCTCCATTACTGACATAATTGTCTGGCCATGGGATTGGATctaattttactatttttttttttttgtcacaaatGATTGTAACTTTCACAAATTTTTGTAGGTTTCTTTCTTACTGTTTCTCTGGCTACTTGTCTGGCACATAGCCATAGTTCACTTTGTAAAATCAGTGCCCCACTCTTTATATAGAATCATCTTTATAGTCTTCACTTTTGTTTACAGAAACCAACATAGCCTGTGTATGAAATGTTTCCTTAGCTGTGGGTGCATTGTCTTTCAGAAACTAAAGAGAAATCAAGATCCCCTCCATGCGTCTCGATCTTCACCAGACTTGAAGAACCTGTAGTTCTTAGAGCTGGAGGTAtgtttgctttgtgtttcaTGTATTTGCTCTTCCTACCCTACCAACTGTCTGCATGAAGCAGGCACTGTCAAAGGCCAAAAATTTGAAACCATTTCTTTCATTACAGTTTCCACAAGTGGCTATAATGTGTGTAATATAAAGCAATTAAGCTATAGGTAGTCATATTGTTGACCCAAATGGAGGGCCAAATATGTCATCTGTGGCTGAAGTACTGAGGAACAAGGAATGGGTTCCTGCAGGGATCTCTGAAATTCCACAACAAGTGTTATTATTAATTTAGTTAAGATATAGGAAGTAAATGGTTTTGGATGTGATGTTGCATGATTTATTGCTCATTTATTCTAGTTACAAAGGCCTATCTTATGCCCATCCTCAGTTACATCTACAGGAgtaattaaaaaacagaaaggaaatcagTTTTGTTGAGTAGTAAAACACAATCCTGGCTCAGTCATGCTTGTGACATGTTCATAAAAGAGAAGGAACTGGAGAAATCACCTCTGTAGAAATTTAGAATAAGAATATCCCAGAAGTATTTAGCAACCAAAGGATGTTAAGTGAAAGGTAAGATTCACAGTTTTTAACAGTATGTGTTATATTTTCACtaattatatatttctataaattTGTGCAAAGTAAATTACTGTATTTGTTCATAATGTGTATTTATGGCCAAAATTCTTCCCTCATTTTAACTTTACATCTCCAAAGTAGCCTGCTCTCATTAACTTAGCAGTTCTGCTCTCACAGTAGGTCACACGGTGATTTTTACAAGAGGCCAAGTTAGCTCACAAAATCAATGAGAACAGTGGTTATAAATTACCAGTTAG
It includes:
- the NXT2 gene encoding NTF2-related export protein 2 isoform X3 — its product is MLEGGEPLAVLYPLPQHFLPLVINSSFCPLADVLTEDAVEAVGRAHGGSVTARTRAVFLCCGAGCLDCRAGQGVGHGCCSWCLLTPNKSVPAKETKEKSRSPPCVSIFTRLEEPVVLRAGGECGSLF